In Vibrio lentus, a single genomic region encodes these proteins:
- the fre gene encoding NAD(P)H-flavin reductase has product MTIKCKVKSIEPLACNTYQILLHPETPVAFKAGQYLMVEMGEKDKRPFSIASSPCRHEGELELHIGAAEHNAYASEVVEAMKKAQAEDGDIAIDAPHGDAWVKEESDRPLLLIAGGTGFSYVRSILDHCIAQNSKKEIHLYWGAKDECQLYAKEELVDIAAKHSNVHFVPVVEEAPEVWHGQTGNVLEAITQSFESLADFDIYIAGRFEMAGAARDLFTQNKEAKRDHMYADAYAFI; this is encoded by the coding sequence ATGACTATTAAATGTAAAGTGAAGTCTATCGAGCCATTAGCTTGTAACACTTACCAAATCCTACTTCACCCAGAAACACCGGTCGCTTTTAAAGCGGGCCAATACTTGATGGTTGAAATGGGTGAAAAAGACAAGCGTCCATTTTCGATTGCAAGCAGCCCTTGTCGTCATGAAGGCGAGCTTGAGTTACACATTGGTGCAGCTGAGCACAATGCTTACGCTTCAGAAGTTGTTGAGGCAATGAAGAAAGCGCAAGCTGAAGATGGCGACATAGCTATTGATGCTCCGCACGGTGATGCGTGGGTTAAAGAAGAAAGCGATCGTCCTCTGTTACTAATTGCTGGTGGTACTGGCTTTAGCTACGTGCGCTCTATTCTCGATCACTGTATCGCTCAGAACAGTAAAAAAGAGATTCATCTATACTGGGGCGCAAAAGATGAGTGCCAGCTGTATGCGAAAGAAGAGCTTGTCGACATTGCAGCAAAACACAGCAATGTACATTTTGTACCAGTAGTAGAAGAAGCACCTGAAGTTTGGCACGGTCAAACGGGTAATGTACTTGAAGCAATCACGCAAAGTTTCGAATCATTAGCTGATTTTGATATCTACATTGCGGGTCGTTTCGAAATGGCAGGTGCTGCAAGAGACTTGTTTACTCAGAATAAAGAAGCAAAGCGTGACCATATGTACGCAGATGCTTACGCGTTTATCTAA
- a CDS encoding 2Fe-2S iron-sulfur cluster-binding protein, whose amino-acid sequence MSFQVILYPENISFTVEKGQTVLDAALNSNINFPNRCQVGACAMCMCKKLEGQVSYHLEPMLTEKEQLQGWIFACQAFAESNLVLTFAD is encoded by the coding sequence ATGAGCTTCCAAGTAATCTTATACCCAGAAAATATCAGTTTTACCGTAGAAAAAGGGCAAACGGTTTTGGATGCTGCGCTCAACAGCAATATCAATTTTCCAAACCGTTGCCAAGTTGGTGCATGCGCTATGTGCATGTGTAAAAAATTAGAAGGCCAAGTGAGTTACCACCTTGAACCCATGCTCACAGAGAAAGAGCAGTTACAAGGTTGGATTTTTGCTTGCCAAGCATTTGCAGAAAGTAATTTAGTTCTAACCTTTGCCGATTAA
- the ubiD gene encoding 4-hydroxy-3-polyprenylbenzoate decarboxylase, which produces MSFKDLRDFVDHLESIGQLKRISHPVDPDYEMTEISDRTLRAGGPALLFENPVGYDMPVLTNLFGTPDRVAIGMGRQEVKELREVGKLLAYLKEPEPPKGFKDAIDKLPVFKQVLNMPAKRLRKAACQQIVWQGDDVDLDKIPVMSCWADDVAPLLTWGLTVTRGPNKKRQNLGIYRQQKIGKNKIIMRWLAHRGGALDLRDWMETNPGKPFPVSVAFGADPATILGAVTPVPDTLSEYAFAGLLRGSKTEVVKSISNDLEVPASAEIVMEGYIDPNEFADEGPYGDHTGYYNEKEKHHVFTITHVTMRENPIYHSTYTGRPPDEPAVLGVALNEVFVPILQKQFPEIEDFYLPPEGCSYRMAVVTMKKQYPGHAKRVMMGVWSFLRQFMYTKFVLVCDEDVNARDWSQVTAAMCEHMDPSRDSLMIENTPIDSLDFASPVVGLGSKMGLDITKKWDAELALSPDAQSLPIDSQHIEGCLAELTKTFPEIIDIHLQNDNACMVVVSIDKQAAGNGKKIIEAVWSQFDENKFVIVCDSDVNVSDWNDIIWAVTTRMDPARDTFFLKNQTGHSKMGLDATNKFEGECLREWGVPITKNPDVVKKIDSIWEQLGIS; this is translated from the coding sequence ATGAGTTTTAAAGATTTACGTGATTTTGTCGACCATCTTGAAAGCATTGGTCAGTTGAAACGCATTTCTCACCCCGTCGACCCAGACTATGAAATGACCGAGATTAGCGACCGTACTCTACGTGCTGGTGGCCCGGCTCTTTTATTTGAAAACCCCGTAGGCTATGACATGCCTGTTTTGACCAATCTATTCGGTACGCCTGATCGCGTAGCCATTGGTATGGGGCGTCAAGAGGTCAAAGAACTACGCGAAGTGGGCAAGTTGCTTGCTTACTTAAAAGAACCTGAGCCACCAAAAGGCTTTAAAGACGCTATCGATAAGCTGCCTGTGTTTAAGCAGGTCTTAAACATGCCAGCTAAGCGTCTTCGTAAGGCGGCCTGTCAACAAATCGTATGGCAGGGTGATGACGTCGATCTTGATAAAATTCCGGTGATGAGTTGCTGGGCTGATGATGTCGCACCGTTGCTAACGTGGGGTTTAACGGTTACTCGTGGTCCAAACAAGAAACGCCAAAACTTAGGCATCTATCGTCAACAGAAGATCGGCAAGAATAAAATCATCATGCGTTGGTTAGCCCACCGTGGTGGAGCGCTTGATCTACGTGATTGGATGGAGACCAACCCAGGCAAGCCATTCCCTGTATCGGTAGCGTTTGGTGCCGATCCTGCCACGATTCTTGGTGCCGTTACACCCGTTCCAGATACCTTATCGGAATACGCGTTTGCCGGCTTGTTGCGTGGCAGTAAAACTGAGGTCGTGAAATCAATCAGTAACGACCTAGAAGTGCCAGCGAGTGCTGAAATCGTAATGGAAGGTTACATCGACCCGAATGAGTTCGCAGACGAGGGGCCATACGGAGACCATACTGGTTACTACAACGAGAAAGAAAAGCATCATGTGTTTACTATTACTCATGTAACCATGCGCGAGAATCCGATCTATCACAGTACCTATACTGGCCGTCCACCTGATGAGCCCGCAGTATTAGGTGTTGCGTTAAATGAAGTGTTTGTTCCTATTCTTCAAAAGCAATTCCCAGAAATAGAAGACTTCTACTTGCCGCCTGAAGGTTGTTCGTACCGAATGGCGGTCGTGACCATGAAGAAGCAATACCCAGGTCACGCTAAGCGAGTGATGATGGGTGTATGGTCTTTCCTACGCCAATTCATGTACACAAAATTTGTCTTGGTATGCGATGAGGATGTGAATGCACGTGATTGGTCTCAAGTGACCGCTGCCATGTGTGAGCATATGGATCCGTCTCGTGATAGCTTGATGATAGAGAACACGCCTATCGATTCACTAGACTTTGCATCGCCAGTGGTAGGTTTAGGCTCAAAAATGGGTTTAGACATTACTAAGAAGTGGGATGCGGAGCTGGCACTATCACCTGATGCTCAATCTTTACCTATAGATAGTCAGCATATTGAAGGTTGCCTAGCTGAGCTAACCAAAACCTTCCCTGAAATTATTGATATTCACTTACAGAATGACAATGCGTGCATGGTCGTTGTGTCTATCGATAAGCAAGCAGCAGGTAATGGTAAGAAAATCATTGAAGCGGTTTGGTCTCAGTTCGATGAGAACAAGTTTGTCATCGTGTGTGATAGTGACGTTAACGTCAGTGACTGGAATGACATTATCTGGGCGGTGACTACAAGAATGGATCCGGCAAGAGATACGTTCTTCCTGAAAAACCAAACTGGACATTCAAAAATGGGTCTAGATGCGACGAACAAGTTTGAAGGTGAATGCCTGCGTGAGTGGGGTGTTCCAATCACTAAGAACCCAGACGTCGTTAAAAAGATTGATAGCATTTGGGAACAACTAGGAATCTCATGA
- the rho gene encoding transcription termination factor Rho — MNLTELKNRPVSELVKLSESLGLENQARLRKQDIIFSILKAHAKSGEDIFGDGVLEILQDGFGFLRSGDSSYLAGPDDIYVSPSQIRRFNLRTGDSIGGKIRPPKDGERYFALLKVNTVNYDKPDNARNKILFENLTPLHANERMVMEAGNGATEDITARILDLASPIGKGQRGLIVAPPKAGKTMLLQNIAQSIARNHPECELMVLLIDERPEEVTEMQRLVKGEVIASTFDEPASRHVQVAEMVIEKAKRLVEHKKDVVILLDSITRLARAYNTVIPSSGKVLTGGVDANALHRPKRFFGAARNVEEGGSLTIIATALVDTGSKMDEVIYEEFKGTGNMELHLNRKIAEKRVFPAIDFNRSGTRREELLTKNDELQKMWILRKIVHPMGEIDAMEFLIDKLAMTKTNDEFFDAMRRQ, encoded by the coding sequence ATGAATCTTACTGAACTGAAGAACAGACCTGTGTCTGAACTTGTTAAACTTAGCGAAAGCCTAGGTCTTGAAAATCAAGCTCGTCTAAGAAAACAAGACATTATCTTCTCCATCCTTAAAGCGCATGCAAAAAGTGGTGAAGACATCTTTGGTGATGGTGTTCTAGAAATTCTTCAAGACGGTTTTGGTTTCCTGCGTAGCGGCGACAGCTCGTACCTTGCTGGACCAGATGATATTTACGTATCACCAAGCCAGATTCGTCGTTTTAACCTTCGCACAGGTGACTCGATTGGCGGTAAAATCCGTCCACCTAAAGATGGCGAACGTTACTTTGCACTGCTTAAAGTAAATACGGTTAACTACGACAAGCCAGACAACGCTCGTAACAAAATCCTTTTTGAAAACCTGACTCCTCTTCATGCCAACGAACGTATGGTAATGGAAGCGGGTAACGGCGCGACTGAAGATATCACAGCTCGAATTCTTGACCTTGCTTCACCAATTGGTAAAGGTCAGCGTGGTCTGATTGTTGCTCCGCCTAAAGCAGGTAAGACAATGCTTCTGCAAAATATTGCACAAAGCATTGCACGCAACCATCCTGAGTGTGAACTAATGGTTCTACTTATCGATGAGCGTCCAGAAGAAGTAACAGAAATGCAGCGCCTAGTTAAAGGCGAAGTAATCGCATCGACTTTCGATGAACCAGCATCTCGCCACGTGCAAGTTGCAGAAATGGTAATCGAGAAGGCGAAGCGTCTTGTTGAACACAAAAAAGACGTGGTTATTCTACTAGATTCAATCACTCGTCTAGCTCGTGCATACAACACTGTGATTCCTTCATCAGGTAAAGTTCTTACTGGTGGTGTTGATGCGAATGCTCTACATCGTCCAAAGCGTTTCTTCGGTGCGGCACGTAACGTAGAAGAAGGCGGTAGCTTAACTATCATCGCAACAGCACTGGTTGATACTGGTTCTAAGATGGATGAAGTTATCTACGAAGAATTCAAAGGTACAGGTAACATGGAACTGCACCTAAACCGTAAGATTGCTGAAAAGCGTGTATTCCCAGCGATTGACTTCAACCGCTCTGGTACTCGTCGTGAAGAGCTTCTTACGAAGAACGATGAACTACAGAAGATGTGGATCCTGCGTAAGATTGTTCACCCAATGGGCGAAATCGACGCAATGGAATTCCTTATCGATAAGCTAGCAATGACCAAAACGAACGATGAGTTCTTTGACGCAATGCGTCGTCAGTAG
- the trxA gene encoding thioredoxin TrxA, whose protein sequence is MSDKILQLTDDGFDNDVINAAGPVLVDFWAEWCGPCKMIAPILDEIADEYEGKLTIGKLNIDQNAGTPPKFGIRGIPTLLLFKDGGVAATKVGALSKTQLKEFLDANL, encoded by the coding sequence ATGAGTGATAAGATTTTGCAGCTAACTGATGACGGTTTTGATAACGATGTGATCAACGCTGCAGGCCCGGTTCTTGTTGATTTTTGGGCAGAATGGTGTGGTCCATGTAAAATGATTGCTCCGATTCTTGATGAAATCGCAGACGAGTACGAAGGCAAACTCACTATCGGTAAATTAAATATCGACCAGAATGCTGGAACTCCACCAAAGTTTGGTATTCGTGGTATTCCAACGCTACTTCTTTTCAAAGATGGCGGCGTAGCAGCAACTAAAGTTGGTGCATTGTCTAAAACTCAACTTAAAGAGTTCCTAGACGCTAACCTTTAA
- the rhlB gene encoding ATP-dependent RNA helicase RhlB, whose translation MKKTHITEQKFADLDLLPQVIEGLEKKGFDYCTPIQALALPVLLTGQDIAGQAQTGTGKTLAFLTATFNHLLKTPEHEGRKPNQPRAIIMAPTRELAIQIYNDADSLVESTGIKAALAYGGESYDKQLGKIEEGADILIGTTGRIIDFYKQKVFNLNHIQAVVLDEADRMFDLGFIKDIRFLFRRMPEPKDRLNMLFSATLSYRVQELAFEHMHNPEHVVVEPERKTGHRIQEELFYPSNEHKMALLQTLIEEEWPDRAIIFANTKHKCESVWGHLAADGHRVGLLTGDVPQKKREKILEQFTKGDVDLLVATDVAARGLHIPQVTHVFNFDLPDDCEDYVHRIGRTGRAGESGHSISFACEDYAINLPPIEEYIEHAIPMSDYDASALLEDLPAPMRLRTRNPQQRRSNNNGPRNGNRKPNQNRRPRQPRHNKEA comes from the coding sequence ATGAAAAAGACGCATATCACAGAGCAAAAGTTCGCCGACTTGGATTTACTCCCGCAAGTCATTGAAGGATTGGAGAAAAAAGGGTTCGATTACTGTACCCCTATCCAAGCCTTGGCGCTCCCGGTACTGCTCACCGGCCAAGACATCGCAGGCCAGGCCCAAACGGGTACTGGTAAAACGCTAGCGTTTCTTACTGCTACATTCAACCACCTGCTAAAAACACCTGAGCATGAAGGCCGCAAGCCTAATCAGCCACGTGCGATTATTATGGCACCAACGCGTGAACTCGCGATTCAGATCTACAACGATGCTGACTCTCTGGTTGAAAGCACGGGTATCAAAGCAGCATTAGCTTACGGTGGCGAGAGCTACGACAAGCAACTAGGTAAGATCGAAGAAGGCGCAGATATCTTAATTGGTACGACTGGCCGCATCATCGATTTCTACAAACAAAAGGTATTTAACCTTAACCACATTCAAGCTGTTGTTCTTGACGAAGCTGATCGCATGTTCGATCTTGGTTTCATCAAAGACATCCGCTTCTTGTTCCGTCGTATGCCAGAACCTAAAGATCGCCTGAACATGCTGTTCTCTGCGACGCTGTCTTACCGCGTACAAGAACTTGCATTCGAACACATGCACAACCCAGAGCATGTGGTTGTTGAACCTGAGCGTAAGACTGGTCACCGTATTCAAGAAGAGCTTTTCTACCCTTCTAACGAACACAAAATGGCTCTTCTACAAACGTTAATAGAAGAAGAGTGGCCAGATCGCGCAATCATCTTCGCTAATACTAAGCACAAATGTGAATCAGTTTGGGGCCACTTGGCTGCCGATGGTCACCGTGTTGGTTTGCTAACGGGTGATGTTCCTCAGAAGAAACGTGAAAAGATTCTTGAGCAATTCACTAAAGGTGATGTTGACCTGCTTGTCGCAACTGATGTTGCAGCACGTGGCCTACACATCCCTCAAGTAACACACGTATTCAACTTTGACCTACCTGACGATTGTGAAGATTACGTTCACCGTATCGGCCGTACAGGTCGTGCTGGTGAAAGCGGTCACTCGATCAGCTTTGCTTGTGAAGATTACGCAATCAACTTGCCACCAATCGAAGAATACATTGAGCACGCTATCCCAATGTCTGACTACGATGCTTCTGCACTACTAGAAGATCTGCCAGCACCGATGCGCTTACGTACACGTAACCCGCAACAACGTCGCTCAAACAACAATGGTCCACGCAACGGTAACCGTAAACCAAACCAGAACCGTCGCCCACGCCAACCGCGTCATAACAAGGAAGCTTAG
- the gppA gene encoding guanosine-5'-triphosphate,3'-diphosphate diphosphatase, with protein MSQTVSPPLYAAIDLGSNSFHMLVVRHIDGSVQTMAKIKRKVRLAAGLNENNALSTEAMQRGWDCLSLFAERLQDIPKENIRIVGTATLRTATNVDIFLEKANQILGYDINVISGEEEAATIYKGVAHTSGGSGRRLVVDIGGASTEMIIGEGFSAKALTSLKMGCVTWLERHFKDRQLTATNFDNAIEAAKSTLAPILDSYTDIGWDVCVGASGTVQALQEIMLAQGMDEVITHAKLKRLQKQAMITERLEELEIEGLTLERALVFPSGLSILIAIFELLEIDSMTLAGGALREGLAYEMVDELRQEDIRARTVTSVQSRYQMDVSYGEQVAVLAQTLFEQAGAETWVSEPQASVLLQTAAKLHEIGLTIDFKKGGEHSAYLLQNLDLPGFTRAQKHYLGELARRYREQLTSLPEQHAVSGTSSKRILRILRLAILLTHRRTPELEPKVQLTTEGDNLTLTISKQWLQDNPLTAAELEIESNRQTDIGWPLTVLER; from the coding sequence ATGAGTCAAACAGTGTCACCCCCGCTTTACGCTGCAATCGACCTCGGGTCGAACAGTTTTCATATGCTCGTTGTGCGTCATATCGATGGCAGCGTTCAAACCATGGCTAAGATTAAGCGCAAAGTGCGTTTAGCTGCAGGCTTAAATGAAAATAATGCGCTTAGTACAGAAGCTATGCAGCGCGGCTGGGACTGTTTGAGTCTCTTTGCAGAGCGACTGCAAGATATTCCAAAAGAAAATATCCGCATTGTCGGTACCGCTACCCTGCGTACAGCGACTAATGTGGATATCTTTCTAGAGAAAGCGAACCAGATACTCGGTTACGACATCAATGTTATCTCTGGTGAAGAAGAAGCTGCGACTATCTATAAAGGCGTTGCACACACTTCTGGTGGCAGCGGCCGCCGACTAGTGGTTGATATTGGTGGTGCAAGTACCGAGATGATCATCGGTGAAGGTTTCTCAGCCAAAGCCTTAACCAGCCTGAAGATGGGTTGTGTTACTTGGCTTGAACGCCACTTTAAAGATCGCCAATTAACCGCAACCAACTTTGACAACGCTATTGAAGCGGCTAAGTCTACGTTGGCTCCTATCCTTGATAGCTACACTGATATCGGATGGGATGTGTGTGTGGGTGCAAGTGGCACTGTTCAAGCACTGCAAGAAATCATGTTGGCGCAAGGCATGGATGAAGTCATTACTCATGCCAAACTTAAGCGTCTACAAAAACAAGCGATGATTACAGAGCGCTTAGAAGAGCTTGAGATTGAAGGCTTAACCCTTGAGCGCGCACTAGTGTTCCCAAGTGGTCTTTCTATTCTTATCGCGATTTTTGAGCTGCTTGAAATTGATTCAATGACACTCGCAGGCGGCGCACTGCGTGAAGGTCTCGCCTACGAGATGGTTGACGAACTACGCCAAGAAGATATCCGTGCACGTACCGTGACGAGCGTTCAATCACGCTACCAAATGGACGTGAGCTACGGTGAACAAGTAGCTGTACTAGCACAAACGTTATTTGAACAAGCAGGAGCTGAAACTTGGGTTTCAGAGCCTCAAGCTAGCGTATTATTGCAAACTGCCGCGAAGCTTCATGAAATCGGTTTAACCATTGATTTCAAAAAAGGCGGAGAGCACAGCGCTTACTTACTACAGAACTTAGACTTGCCAGGCTTTACCCGAGCTCAAAAGCACTACTTGGGTGAGTTAGCACGTCGCTACCGTGAGCAATTAACCTCACTACCAGAGCAACACGCTGTTTCTGGTACGAGCAGCAAACGTATTTTACGTATTCTGCGTTTGGCTATTTTGCTTACCCATCGTCGTACTCCTGAACTGGAACCTAAAGTTCAACTGACGACAGAAGGCGACAATCTGACACTTACGATCTCGAAGCAATGGCTGCAAGACAACCCTCTCACAGCCGCAGAGCTAGAAATCGAATCCAATCGACAAACTGATATTGGCTGGCCACTGACTGTGTTAGAGCGTTAA
- a CDS encoding mechanosensitive ion channel family protein, whose protein sequence is MSSYLETIFSSLKEYELLLAILFFCVYWLLKRTTEKTIKALAEKKTVHATRTAFINRCFSITYFSFLFAVYIIVSGIGYGNFSIFISSVFTVIGVGFIAQWSILSNITASFLIFFVFPYRIGDSIIVADGEGIEGEILDIRMFHTLLKHPEGNVITYPNSLLLQKSVTKILPKAATKPASVSKPMNKNRKAN, encoded by the coding sequence ATGTCGAGCTATCTTGAGACCATTTTCAGTTCACTAAAAGAATACGAATTATTACTGGCGATTCTATTTTTCTGTGTGTACTGGTTACTCAAACGAACCACAGAGAAAACCATCAAAGCATTGGCTGAAAAGAAAACCGTCCACGCAACTCGAACCGCCTTTATTAATCGCTGCTTTAGCATTACCTACTTCAGCTTCTTATTCGCGGTATACATCATTGTTAGTGGGATTGGTTACGGTAACTTCTCTATTTTCATTTCTTCTGTGTTTACCGTTATCGGCGTTGGATTCATTGCTCAATGGTCGATACTCAGCAACATCACTGCAAGCTTTCTTATTTTCTTTGTATTTCCGTACCGGATTGGAGATTCGATCATTGTGGCGGATGGGGAAGGTATAGAGGGAGAAATTTTGGATATACGGATGTTTCACACGTTGCTCAAGCACCCTGAGGGTAATGTGATTACCTATCCAAATTCTTTGCTCTTACAAAAAAGCGTAACGAAGATCTTACCCAAAGCAGCAACAAAACCAGCCTCAGTTTCAAAACCCATGAACAAAAACCGCAAAGCAAACTGA
- a CDS encoding 7-cyano-7-deazaguanine/7-aminomethyl-7-deazaguanine transporter, which translates to MSNFTPAQQRKALALLVLFHLIIIASSNYLVQLPFTVFGMHTTWGAFTFPFIFLATDLTVRIFGAQLARKIIFLVMLPALAVSYLLSVVFFEGSFQGFSQLGEFNLFVARIAAASFMAYLLGQILDVHVFNRLRQMKQWWVAPTCSTLFGNAIDTIAFFAIAFYQSPDPFMAEHWTEIALVDYGFKLIISLGLFVPMYGVLLNYVVKKLTAVNPDFKATGVNA; encoded by the coding sequence ATGAGTAACTTTACCCCTGCGCAACAGCGCAAAGCCCTAGCACTATTAGTTTTGTTCCATTTGATCATTATTGCATCAAGCAATTATTTGGTTCAGCTACCTTTTACCGTCTTCGGTATGCACACCACTTGGGGTGCTTTCACTTTCCCGTTTATCTTCTTAGCGACCGACCTGACCGTACGCATCTTTGGCGCGCAGCTTGCTCGTAAAATCATTTTCTTAGTGATGTTACCAGCACTGGCCGTTTCTTATTTATTGTCTGTGGTGTTCTTTGAAGGTTCATTCCAAGGCTTTAGTCAACTAGGCGAATTCAACTTGTTTGTTGCACGCATCGCAGCGGCAAGCTTCATGGCTTATTTGCTTGGTCAGATCTTGGATGTGCATGTGTTCAACCGCTTACGCCAAATGAAGCAATGGTGGGTTGCGCCAACGTGTTCAACGTTATTCGGTAATGCCATTGATACCATCGCGTTCTTTGCGATTGCTTTCTACCAAAGCCCAGATCCATTTATGGCTGAGCACTGGACTGAAATTGCGTTGGTCGACTACGGATTCAAGCTTATCATCAGCTTAGGTCTATTTGTTCCAATGTACGGTGTGCTTCTAAATTACGTAGTTAAGAAGCTAACCGCTGTGAACCCTGACTTCAAAGCAACGGGCGTTAACGCTTAG
- a CDS encoding DUF3630 family protein: MTTPTEFGLREYLAEEGRLLITSPSFDFDSYEVLGEKLVALLSASVVEKQWDADMHSWLIDFEDCRMFLKSEHYSESIWFESLNAEESREEFDYLATLFKRGF, from the coding sequence ATGACAACACCAACAGAATTTGGCTTAAGAGAGTATTTGGCTGAGGAAGGGCGTTTATTGATTACGTCTCCAAGTTTTGATTTTGATTCTTATGAAGTGCTAGGTGAAAAGCTGGTGGCGTTGCTGTCAGCGTCAGTTGTTGAAAAGCAATGGGACGCCGATATGCATTCTTGGTTGATTGATTTTGAAGATTGTCGAATGTTTTTAAAGTCTGAGCATTACAGCGAATCAATTTGGTTTGAGTCGTTAAACGCTGAAGAAAGCCGAGAAGAGTTCGATTATCTCGCGACGCTTTTCAAGCGCGGTTTTTAA